One stretch of Prochlorococcus marinus XMU1402 DNA includes these proteins:
- a CDS encoding glycosyltransferase codes for MEKNVHKNRLLFTTTKPITLNRFLFPICDKLDKELDLDIIIGSRDIDELNSKWSKYKSVEIYYPRSWKELLNPIKLLNIILKINKLIYKKKIKYIYVHTPIASNIMRISKIFNFRSKPIIIYQVHGFRFYGKTFSIGKIIFLIIEFFLCILSTNYIITINRFDYRIAKLFKLFSKKNVFLVKGVGVESNKLKQYFKEKKVLNKSKIIGTVATYNKDKGYETLLNVAKELSEYKFNCYGSGTYNYFRKKAERMKIFNVKFNNFTDKIENEISNFDVMFLPSKREGLNVSIQEALFLGVPVVTSNIRGCKDVLEGSKVNYIFNENDIKTASYLLRYILSLDLKEYNEVRMKCISHAYANYDSMKILNEYIYIFKKIFLLS; via the coding sequence ATGGAGAAAAATGTTCATAAGAATAGACTACTCTTTACTACTACAAAACCAATAACATTAAATAGATTTCTGTTCCCAATTTGCGATAAATTAGATAAAGAGTTAGATCTAGATATAATTATTGGATCACGGGATATAGATGAACTTAATTCAAAATGGTCAAAATATAAAAGTGTAGAAATTTACTATCCTAGATCTTGGAAAGAGCTATTAAATCCAATAAAATTATTGAACATAATTTTAAAAATTAATAAGTTGATATATAAAAAAAAAATAAAATATATATACGTGCATACTCCAATAGCATCCAATATAATGAGAATTTCTAAAATTTTCAATTTTAGAAGTAAACCTATAATAATTTATCAAGTACATGGTTTTCGTTTTTATGGAAAAACTTTTTCTATTGGAAAAATAATATTTTTAATAATTGAATTTTTCTTGTGCATTTTAAGCACAAATTATATTATTACGATAAATAGGTTTGATTATAGAATCGCAAAGTTATTTAAGCTATTTTCAAAAAAAAATGTATTTTTAGTAAAAGGAGTTGGAGTAGAAAGTAATAAATTAAAGCAATACTTTAAAGAGAAGAAAGTTTTAAATAAATCAAAAATTATAGGAACAGTTGCTACTTATAATAAAGATAAAGGATATGAAACCCTTTTAAATGTTGCTAAAGAATTAAGTGAATATAAATTCAACTGTTATGGTTCAGGAACCTATAATTATTTCAGAAAAAAAGCTGAAAGAATGAAAATTTTTAATGTGAAATTTAATAATTTTACTGATAAAATTGAGAATGAAATTTCGAATTTCGATGTGATGTTCCTTCCCAGTAAAAGAGAAGGCTTGAATGTATCTATTCAGGAAGCACTATTTCTTGGTGTCCCAGTTGTTACATCAAACATTAGAGGATGCAAAGATGTTTTAGAAGGTTCAAAAGTAAACTATATATTTAATGAGAATGATATTAAAACTGCATCTTACTTATTGAGGTATATTCTTTCACTAGATTTAAAAGAATATAATGAAGTAAGAATGAAATGCATATCTCATGCTTATGCAAATTATGATTCCATGAAAATCTTAAATGAATACATTTATATTTTTAAAAAAATCTTTCTATTAAGTTAA
- a CDS encoding glycosyltransferase — protein MNNKRLKNTLIKNKIILHVIPNFIPGGAESQLKLLVEESIFYKHIIISIKDNKNIFEISKLRNNINGRIKIISLKLRPNPFSIIYSLKILLKTLRKYKPDIIQYWMYHSQFLSLIISLIYKSKVIWCIRHGFFSKETKFSTRLISKINSVFSNIIPDLIIYNSKTGKQIHESNGYSSLKSKYIFNGGNDIFKFSKEDRNEFRSEFNLSEKIFIVGSIARYSPQKSHQILLECFSCVLKNKRNTRLVLCGRGMDLQNKELISLLRKYDLEKSTILCGFRSDINKILNGLDLYISTSSFGEGFPNVILEASYTGLSIIASNVGDTKKIVADNGILFEIGDKESLKANLSDQYKLFLDKIENNQKYFLKRKKLSDFSRSKFTKKEMVYKYIHEWNKLLCI, from the coding sequence GTGAATAATAAAAGATTAAAAAATACTCTTATTAAAAATAAAATAATATTGCATGTTATTCCAAATTTTATTCCTGGCGGTGCTGAGAGCCAATTAAAACTTCTTGTGGAAGAATCAATCTTTTATAAGCATATAATTATTTCTATCAAAGATAATAAGAATATTTTTGAAATAAGTAAACTGCGCAACAATATAAATGGAAGAATTAAAATTATAAGTTTAAAATTAAGACCAAATCCTTTTTCTATAATTTACTCTTTAAAGATATTATTAAAAACATTAAGAAAATATAAACCAGATATAATCCAGTATTGGATGTACCATTCACAGTTTTTAAGTTTAATAATTTCATTAATATATAAATCAAAAGTAATTTGGTGCATAAGACATGGTTTCTTCTCAAAAGAAACAAAATTTAGTACAAGGTTAATTTCAAAAATTAATTCTGTTTTTTCAAATATAATTCCAGATTTAATAATATATAATTCAAAAACAGGTAAGCAAATTCACGAATCAAATGGTTATTCAAGTTTGAAAAGTAAATATATTTTTAATGGTGGCAACGATATCTTTAAATTCTCTAAGGAAGATAGGAATGAGTTTAGATCAGAATTTAATCTTAGCGAAAAGATATTTATTGTAGGATCAATTGCTAGATATTCTCCTCAAAAATCTCATCAAATCTTATTGGAATGTTTTAGTTGTGTATTGAAGAACAAAAGAAATACTAGATTAGTATTGTGTGGAAGGGGCATGGATTTACAAAATAAAGAATTAATAAGTTTATTAAGGAAATATGATCTTGAAAAAAGTACAATTTTATGTGGCTTTCGGTCTGATATAAATAAAATTTTAAATGGACTTGATCTATATATCTCCACTAGTAGTTTCGGTGAAGGTTTTCCTAATGTTATTTTAGAGGCAAGTTATACAGGATTATCTATAATTGCATCAAATGTTGGTGATACTAAAAAAATAGTTGCAGATAATGGAATTCTTTTTGAGATTGGAGATAAGGAATCATTAAAAGCAAATCTAAGTGATCAATATAAATTATTTTTAGATAAGATAGAAAATAATCAAAAATATTTTTTAAAAAGGAAAAAACTATCAGACTTTTCTAGAAGTAAATTTACAAAAAAAGAAATGGTTTATAAATATATTCATGAATGGAACAAATTACTATGTATTTAG
- a CDS encoding class I SAM-dependent methyltransferase, protein MFYKFKIILWYLLRPLFWEHSLELLKRKYIYIKKDESKQGLDWAKKNSNSLLNGFKKIGINCNQDILKLDINKELIDNGDKLIKSSLINIDPSVDSQKLAGKAYIKLLYILTLITDTKFVIETGVGYGWSSLAILLALSKKNQAKGLVSIDMPYPSSKSIGYVGKVIPDYLKQKWTLISLPDKPGIRVSIKKNLEKFDLAHYDSDKSIRGKEYGYELLWKGLRKGGILISDDIEDNLSFCRFIKKKEAKFTVIKKDKKYIGLVIKK, encoded by the coding sequence ATGTTTTATAAATTTAAAATTATTTTATGGTATTTATTAAGACCTCTTTTCTGGGAACATTCATTAGAGTTATTAAAAAGAAAGTATATTTATATTAAAAAAGATGAATCCAAGCAAGGATTAGATTGGGCAAAGAAAAATTCAAATTCTTTATTAAATGGCTTTAAAAAAATTGGAATAAACTGTAATCAAGATATCCTAAAACTAGATATAAATAAAGAGCTTATTGATAATGGAGATAAATTAATTAAATCTTCACTAATAAATATAGACCCTTCCGTTGACTCTCAAAAATTAGCAGGAAAAGCTTATATCAAGCTTCTATATATTTTAACTTTAATAACTGATACTAAGTTTGTAATTGAAACAGGAGTTGGTTATGGATGGTCAAGTCTAGCAATCTTACTTGCACTTTCTAAAAAAAATCAGGCAAAAGGATTGGTAAGCATAGACATGCCATATCCATCCTCAAAAAGTATTGGATATGTAGGAAAAGTAATACCAGATTATTTAAAACAAAAATGGACTTTAATTAGTCTTCCTGATAAACCAGGAATTAGAGTATCTATTAAAAAAAATTTAGAAAAATTTGATTTAGCACATTATGATTCTGATAAAAGTATTAGGGGAAAAGAATATGGTTATGAACTTCTTTGGAAGGGTCTTAGAAAGGGCGGTATATTGATATCAGATGATATTGAGGATAATCTTTCATTTTGTAGATTTATAAAAAAAAAGGAAGCAAAATTTACAGTAATAAAAAAAGATAAAAAATATATCGGCCTTGTAATAAAAAAATAA
- a CDS encoding glycosyltransferase → MNSQRIAFFIPKLTFGGAERVIIDIANNLSKRNYLIDIVLAKGGKIYLDEIDPSINIINLNCKSTILSLFDLCRYIKKSSPYGIISALSHANCVLLLARKIIKNNTKVVVSERNVSHLNTNNKVGIKRIILDLLIKYLYPEAKCIVTVSKGVRESIINTYKLKSKKVKCILNPCDFEKINKLKSKDILNSGIINSIKSDNQKIILAVGSLTIQKNFSLLINAFKKVNRIINCKLIILGEGPERSNLEKLYRNLEIDKKSIIMPGFVANPFPFMKACDLFVLSSLWEGLPNVLIQALACNCKIVSTDCDAGPREILEDGKWGRLTKVNDINELANTMLEELKDKDKDLDQQYFNPTIGRLNRFNIDKIADQYLEAFEI, encoded by the coding sequence ATGAATTCTCAAAGAATAGCTTTTTTCATTCCTAAACTAACTTTTGGAGGAGCTGAAAGAGTAATAATTGATATTGCAAATAATCTTTCTAAACGAAATTATTTAATTGATATAGTTCTAGCTAAAGGTGGAAAAATATACTTAGATGAAATAGATCCTTCTATTAATATAATTAATCTTAATTGTAAATCAACTATCCTAAGTTTATTTGACTTATGCAGATATATTAAAAAATCTAGTCCTTATGGAATTATTTCAGCTTTATCTCATGCAAATTGTGTCCTTCTTTTAGCGAGAAAGATTATTAAAAATAATACAAAGGTTGTAGTCTCGGAAAGGAATGTAAGCCACCTTAATACAAATAATAAAGTTGGAATAAAAAGAATTATATTGGACTTGCTTATTAAATATTTGTATCCTGAAGCAAAATGTATCGTCACAGTTTCAAAAGGAGTAAGGGAATCAATAATTAATACTTATAAATTAAAAAGTAAAAAAGTAAAGTGTATCTTAAATCCCTGTGATTTTGAAAAAATAAATAAATTAAAATCAAAAGATATTCTAAATTCTGGAATTATTAATAGTATTAAATCTGATAATCAAAAAATTATACTAGCTGTTGGTAGCCTAACTATTCAAAAAAACTTTAGCTTACTAATAAATGCTTTCAAAAAAGTTAATAGAATAATTAATTGTAAGCTAATCATTTTGGGGGAAGGTCCAGAAAGATCTAATTTGGAGAAACTCTATAGAAATTTAGAAATAGACAAAAAGTCAATTATTATGCCCGGATTCGTGGCTAATCCATTTCCTTTCATGAAAGCTTGTGATTTATTTGTTCTATCTTCTTTATGGGAAGGTCTACCAAATGTTCTCATCCAAGCTTTGGCTTGTAATTGCAAGATTGTATCAACCGATTGCGACGCAGGTCCTCGTGAGATCTTAGAGGATGGGAAATGGGGTAGACTTACTAAAGTAAATGATATTAACGAATTAGCTAATACTATGCTGGAAGAACTTAAGGATAAAGATAAAGATTTAGATCAGCAATACTTCAACCCTACAATTGGTAGATTAAATAGATTTAATATAGATAAAATTGCTGACCAATACTTAGAAGCTTTTGAAATTTGA
- the asnB gene encoding asparagine synthase (glutamine-hydrolyzing) has translation MCGIGGYWSPKNGSDENIAKLLLQPLMDRGPDYQGYWIEKTIGLALCHSRLAIIDTSNKGIQPMHSYNNRYVICFNGEIYNHKTIRKNLDKYGYKYKWNSDTDTETILAAIQFWGVEKAITKLDGMFAFCLWDKKEKYLYLVRDRIGEKPLYYYINKNLFIFGSEIRVLKKHPLIMNEINYENISEYFDYGFISGENTIYKNIKKVKPGSFVKLSYDCLFIHEKKIYWSLSKIINNNFNTFEGTKKEAKKELEIHLKKIINRQMVADVPLGAFLSGGIDSSCVVSIMQSISKNKINTFTLGFEDHNYDESGKAKRLANYLGTNHHELIVSEKDIQELIPKISTMFDGPFGDSSQFPTYLISKFAKKYVTVALSGDGGDELFSGYSRYYRIKNLYKYINKIPKYSIYLIDVINSVKNKINNQDSFSYTNKLKKLIKSESALNFYDEYMNIFCGNSIINPELSREYGINRNEDNFIKNKNIIDAAMYSDTINYLPDDILTKVDRMAMRSSLETRIPLIDHHLIEFSWSLPRSLIHEKNNPKNLLKEVLNNYIPKELINDEKKGFSIPMKDWLKGQLKDWAMELLNKSNLKKYDILDYKKVSSLWSEHLEGKRDWSNKIWVILMFQSWLSNEKLNG, from the coding sequence ATGTGTGGAATTGGAGGTTATTGGTCCCCCAAAAATGGTTCAGATGAAAATATAGCTAAATTGTTGCTTCAGCCACTCATGGATAGGGGGCCGGATTATCAAGGTTATTGGATTGAGAAGACAATTGGACTAGCTCTTTGTCATTCAAGGTTAGCAATCATAGATACAAGTAATAAAGGTATTCAACCTATGCATTCATATAACAATAGATATGTAATATGTTTCAATGGTGAAATTTATAATCATAAAACAATAAGAAAGAATCTTGATAAGTATGGATATAAATATAAATGGAATTCTGATACTGATACAGAAACAATTTTGGCGGCTATTCAATTTTGGGGTGTGGAGAAGGCAATTACAAAATTAGATGGAATGTTCGCTTTTTGCTTATGGGATAAGAAAGAAAAATACTTGTATTTAGTAAGAGATCGTATAGGAGAAAAACCACTTTATTATTATATAAATAAAAATTTATTTATTTTTGGTTCTGAAATAAGAGTATTAAAAAAACATCCATTAATAATGAATGAAATAAATTACGAAAATATCTCTGAATATTTTGACTATGGCTTTATAAGCGGAGAGAATACAATTTATAAAAATATTAAAAAGGTTAAACCTGGATCTTTTGTTAAGCTCAGTTATGATTGCTTATTCATCCATGAAAAAAAAATATATTGGTCTCTTTCTAAAATTATAAATAATAATTTTAATACATTCGAAGGGACAAAAAAAGAAGCCAAAAAGGAGCTTGAAATCCATCTTAAGAAAATTATAAATAGACAAATGGTTGCAGATGTACCCTTGGGTGCATTCTTATCTGGAGGTATAGACTCCTCATGTGTAGTTTCAATTATGCAAAGTATTTCTAAAAATAAAATAAATACATTTACATTAGGTTTTGAGGATCATAATTATGATGAATCTGGTAAGGCTAAAAGGTTAGCAAATTATTTAGGAACAAATCATCATGAACTTATAGTTTCTGAAAAAGATATTCAAGAATTGATTCCAAAAATTTCAACAATGTTTGATGGACCTTTTGGGGACTCTTCACAATTTCCAACTTATTTAATTAGTAAATTTGCCAAAAAATATGTAACTGTTGCTTTATCTGGTGATGGAGGAGATGAATTATTCTCAGGTTATTCTAGGTATTATCGGATTAAAAATCTTTATAAATATATAAATAAAATTCCAAAGTACTCAATTTATTTAATAGATGTAATTAACTCAGTCAAAAATAAAATCAATAATCAAGATAGCTTTAGCTATACAAATAAGTTAAAAAAACTAATAAAATCAGAATCGGCTTTAAATTTTTATGATGAATATATGAATATTTTCTGTGGTAATTCAATTATAAATCCTGAATTAAGTAGAGAATATGGTATTAATAGGAACGAAGATAATTTTATTAAAAATAAAAATATTATTGATGCAGCAATGTATTCAGATACCATTAATTACTTACCAGATGACATATTAACTAAAGTTGATAGGATGGCGATGAGATCATCCTTGGAAACAAGAATACCTTTAATAGATCACCACTTAATTGAATTTAGTTGGAGTCTTCCAAGAAGCTTAATTCATGAAAAAAATAACCCAAAAAATTTGCTAAAAGAGGTTTTAAATAACTATATTCCAAAAGAACTTATAAATGATGAAAAGAAAGGTTTTAGCATCCCAATGAAAGATTGGTTAAAAGGTCAATTAAAAGATTGGGCAATGGAATTATTAAATAAGTCTAATTTAAAAAAATATGATATTCTAGATTATAAGAAAGTAAGTAGTTTGTGGTCTGAACATTTAGAGGGTAAACGTGATTGGTCAAATAAAATTTGGGTAATTTTAATGTTTCAATCATGGCTATCTAATGAGAAATTAAATGGATAG
- a CDS encoding glycosyltransferase encodes MALLIIHRGFRFGGIETFYLRLARYRKKNNFKTYFLIFSDRKKCDLDLVQNLEDVSNVFYKKDISKNNFSKIFNYSNLNINKIKYFFSEINHIHTSNGETAVIGIDIIKILHQRVKLTVGFYSSREFTWGNYKELPYFEKVHRNLVLKHISKNNLYLYSEGMNDFYEKETGIEFKGAQTFRIGVIDKYNSSDIKIKNLISKKIKICSVTRLVNYKKYIFAMIDTVKNLVKDGIDAYYDIYGYGPLYVSIRKKIIDLKLEERVKLCGNIEYVNLSRTFKNYDLFFGGGTAIIEASSVGLISITAIESFSGSYCYGYFSDLAKSSYNSKELNHPKLDLLKFIKDYSKKTNIEKNELAKKHKNCVYIFTMSECNNNFEDKGLTTNNNFFYSKIRYNFSRAKNIFLRKYIPKYINFKQYNY; translated from the coding sequence ATGGCTCTGTTAATAATACATAGAGGTTTTCGTTTTGGTGGAATCGAAACTTTTTATTTGAGACTTGCAAGATACAGAAAAAAGAATAATTTCAAAACATATTTTCTAATCTTTTCAGATAGAAAAAAATGCGATTTGGATTTAGTTCAAAACCTTGAAGATGTTTCTAATGTTTTTTACAAAAAGGATATTAGTAAAAACAATTTTTCAAAAATTTTTAATTATTCAAATTTGAATATAAATAAAATCAAGTATTTTTTTTCTGAAATAAATCATATTCATACCTCTAATGGAGAGACTGCAGTTATAGGTATAGATATTATTAAAATACTTCATCAAAGAGTTAAATTAACTGTAGGTTTTTATTCATCTAGAGAATTTACGTGGGGAAATTATAAAGAGCTGCCTTACTTTGAAAAGGTTCATAGAAATCTTGTTCTTAAACATATTTCTAAAAATAATTTATATCTATATAGCGAAGGAATGAATGATTTCTATGAAAAAGAAACTGGCATTGAATTTAAAGGTGCTCAAACCTTTAGAATAGGAGTAATAGATAAATATAATTCCTCTGATATAAAAATTAAAAATTTAATAAGTAAAAAAATAAAAATCTGTTCAGTAACAAGACTTGTTAATTATAAAAAATATATATTTGCAATGATAGATACAGTAAAAAATTTAGTAAAAGATGGAATAGATGCCTATTATGATATTTATGGATATGGTCCATTATATGTATCAATTAGGAAAAAAATTATAGACTTAAAATTAGAAGAAAGAGTAAAACTCTGCGGCAATATTGAGTATGTAAATCTATCTAGAACTTTTAAAAATTATGATTTATTCTTTGGAGGCGGTACTGCTATAATTGAAGCTAGTTCTGTTGGACTTATATCAATCACTGCAATTGAATCCTTCTCAGGCAGCTATTGTTATGGTTATTTCTCTGATCTAGCAAAATCATCATATAACTCAAAAGAGTTAAATCATCCCAAATTAGACTTATTAAAATTCATCAAAGATTATTCTAAAAAAACAAATATTGAGAAAAATGAATTAGCAAAAAAACATAAAAATTGCGTATATATCTTTACTATGTCTGAATGCAATAATAATTTTGAAGATAAAGGATTAACTACAAATAATAATTTTTTCTATAGTAAAATTAGATATAACTTTAGCCGTGCAAAAAATATATTTCTTAGAAAATATATACCAAAATATATAAATTTCAAACAATATAATTACTAA
- the rffA gene encoding dTDP-4-amino-4,6-dideoxygalactose transaminase → MKEISIPFNKSTQVGNEIAYIKEALLSNKLCGDNLFSKKCQKWFLEKGFKNPLMTPSCTAALEMTGILMGIEKGDEIIMPSYTFVSTANAFVLRGAKIVFVDIKASDMNIDENKIEAAITHKTRAIVVVHYGGVPCEMDKIKSISNQYNLFLIEDAAQALMSTYKNKMIGTFGDFACFSFHQTKNFTSAGEGGLITINNETFAKRAEIIREKGTNRTAFTRKEISKYSWIDIGSSYLPSDIQCAYLFAQLEKSEAIYEKRKSIWNKYYSGLKELANKNLINLAKTGDHINHNAHLFFIKLKDINQRNKLIEYLSNQDIEVVFHYLPLHNSEAGKRFGTFSGEDQNTTMESNRLIRLPLFYSLKDNQICKIIQKIKDFF, encoded by the coding sequence ATGAAAGAAATTAGTATTCCTTTCAATAAGTCAACACAAGTTGGAAACGAAATAGCTTATATAAAAGAAGCATTGTTGTCTAATAAATTATGTGGTGATAATCTTTTTTCAAAGAAATGTCAAAAATGGTTTCTAGAAAAAGGTTTTAAAAATCCATTAATGACTCCATCCTGTACAGCAGCATTAGAAATGACAGGGATCCTAATGGGTATTGAAAAAGGTGATGAGATAATTATGCCAAGTTACACATTTGTAAGTACAGCAAATGCTTTTGTTTTAAGAGGCGCAAAAATTGTTTTTGTAGATATAAAAGCAAGCGATATGAATATCGATGAAAATAAAATAGAAGCTGCTATTACTCATAAAACAAGGGCAATTGTAGTTGTTCATTATGGAGGTGTGCCATGCGAAATGGATAAAATAAAATCTATTTCAAATCAATATAATCTTTTTCTTATAGAGGATGCAGCACAGGCATTAATGAGTACATATAAGAATAAAATGATTGGAACCTTTGGAGATTTTGCATGCTTTAGCTTTCATCAAACTAAAAATTTTACCAGCGCTGGCGAGGGGGGATTAATCACTATAAATAATGAAACCTTTGCAAAGAGGGCAGAAATAATACGTGAAAAAGGAACAAATAGAACTGCCTTTACTAGAAAAGAAATATCTAAATATTCATGGATAGATATTGGAAGTAGTTATTTACCATCTGACATACAGTGTGCTTATTTATTTGCTCAATTAGAAAAATCAGAAGCAATTTATGAGAAAAGAAAATCTATATGGAATAAATATTATTCTGGGTTAAAAGAATTAGCTAATAAGAATTTGATTAATTTAGCTAAAACAGGTGATCATATTAATCATAATGCTCATCTATTTTTTATAAAGTTAAAAGATATTAATCAGAGAAATAAACTAATCGAATACCTTAGTAATCAAGATATTGAAGTTGTATTTCATTATCTACCATTACATAATTCTGAAGCTGGTAAAAGATTTGGTACATTTTCAGGTGAAGACCAAAACACGACCATGGAGAGTAATAGATTAATTAGGCTTCCGTTATTTTATTCTCTTAAAGATAATCAGATTTGTAAAATAATTCAAAAAATAAAGGATTTTTTCTAG
- a CDS encoding RraA family protein produces the protein MKEEILKFIRSNRVSSTQVADALQKKGVLKDIMPLNTNHHKTGEVFYIWGANETNWDIHLGAENAPENSVVFIDIIDNKIEKASFGDLISKYLIIYKQVASIITNGKVRDAPKLLKENWPIWCIGRSPIGFNNNKEEVTTAIKEKIKERKEFFHGSIAVCDDTGVVIIPKNKHNHSFLNDLIAIEEKEDRWLECIDRKKLSTFQTVCIREKNL, from the coding sequence ATGAAAGAAGAAATTTTAAAATTTATACGTAGTAACAGAGTCTCAAGCACTCAAGTGGCTGATGCTCTCCAAAAGAAAGGTGTATTAAAAGATATTATGCCTTTAAATACAAATCATCATAAGACTGGTGAAGTATTCTATATTTGGGGTGCAAACGAAACCAATTGGGACATTCATTTGGGTGCTGAGAATGCTCCAGAAAATTCAGTTGTATTTATAGATATTATAGACAATAAAATTGAGAAAGCCTCTTTTGGTGATTTAATCTCTAAGTATCTAATTATTTATAAACAGGTTGCTTCTATAATCACAAATGGAAAAGTTAGAGATGCACCTAAATTATTAAAAGAGAATTGGCCAATATGGTGTATTGGGAGGAGCCCTATTGGTTTCAATAATAATAAAGAGGAGGTAACCACAGCTATTAAAGAAAAGATCAAAGAAAGGAAGGAATTTTTTCATGGTTCAATAGCAGTTTGTGATGATACTGGTGTCGTTATCATTCCAAAAAATAAACATAATCACTCATTTCTTAATGATTTAATAGCAATTGAAGAGAAAGAAGATAGATGGCTAGAGTGTATAGACAGAAAGAAATTATCCACATTCCAAACTGTTTGCATTAGAGAAAAAAATTTATGA
- a CDS encoding aldo/keto reductase, whose product MHFNETPEKYYHSKKDLNLNRYEKGVYKEISNTSCYTSILSIGIWRLFGGQIARNESEKVFYKSIESGLNHIDCANGYGRPPGSAEEEFGRLLKRLSYMRDELIISSKAGYEMLPGPNGSGSSLKHLRSQIEGSLKRLKLDYVDIFYTHRYASDCSLEVVADSLKYLHDKGYFLYAGISSYPEKELNKIISLLIEREIPIGPLQYNISLMNLDYLRKCRSCYEKWGITTIAFSPLSQGIITSSYVKGEKDMKSRLFDESTTVIEPTDEGKNILNKLTNKLDTINFSLEEYAIGWLISKNFICSAVYGPRIESQILKMKRLKELINLIKDEKFIDEEREFMELKTLKEIDKWKPRSTNQAFDIIN is encoded by the coding sequence ATGCATTTTAATGAAACTCCGGAGAAATATTATCATTCTAAAAAAGACCTAAATTTAAATAGATATGAAAAAGGTGTATATAAAGAAATTTCAAACACTTCTTGCTATACATCAATATTATCTATAGGTATATGGAGATTATTTGGAGGTCAAATTGCAAGAAACGAATCAGAAAAAGTTTTTTATAAATCTATTGAATCAGGGTTGAACCATATTGATTGTGCAAATGGTTATGGGCGTCCTCCCGGTTCAGCTGAAGAAGAGTTTGGAAGACTGTTAAAAAGATTATCTTATATGAGAGATGAATTAATAATATCAAGTAAAGCTGGTTACGAAATGCTCCCAGGCCCAAATGGTTCTGGAAGTAGTCTTAAGCATTTGAGAAGCCAAATTGAAGGAAGCTTGAAAAGACTAAAATTAGATTATGTTGATATATTTTATACACATAGATACGCTAGCGATTGTTCCTTAGAGGTTGTAGCAGATTCATTAAAATATTTACATGATAAAGGTTATTTTTTATATGCAGGTATTAGCTCTTATCCTGAAAAAGAATTAAATAAAATTATAAGTCTTCTAATAGAAAGAGAAATTCCAATTGGCCCATTACAATATAATATTTCCCTTATGAATCTAGATTATTTAAGAAAATGTAGATCTTGCTATGAAAAGTGGGGAATTACAACTATAGCTTTCAGTCCTTTAAGTCAAGGTATAATAACTTCAAGTTATGTAAAAGGTGAAAAGGATATGAAGTCAAGATTATTTGATGAAAGTACCACAGTTATAGAACCAACTGATGAGGGTAAAAATATCCTTAACAAGTTAACAAATAAGCTAGATACAATAAATTTCTCTTTGGAGGAGTACGCAATCGGGTGGCTCATATCAAAAAATTTCATATGCTCTGCAGTATATGGTCCTAGAATAGAATCACAAATTTTAAAAATGAAAAGATTGAAAGAATTAATAAATTTAATTAAAGATGAAAAATTTATAGATGAAGAAAGAGAGTTTATGGAATTAAAAACATTAAAAGAAATTGATAAATGGAAACCAAGAAGTACAAACCAAGCCTTTGACATTATTAATTGA